The sequence GCGGCCTGGGATATCCAGGAACATTGCCAGGCGCTGCTGGCCGAGGCCGGCTATGCGCAGTACGAAGTCAGCGCCTACGCCAAACCGGGGCGGCAGTGCGCGCACAACCTCAACTACTGGCGCTTTGGCGATTACCTGGGCATCGGCGCCGGCGCGCACGGCAAGATCAGTTCCGGTGCGCAGCAGCACGTGCTGCGTCGCTGGAAGCACAAGCATCCGCAGACCTATCTGGCCAGTGCCGGCAGCGCCGCGTCCATCGGCGGCGATGAAATCGTGCCACTCGAGCGCTTGCCGTTCGAATACATGCTCAATCTGCTGCGGTTGCACGAAGGCTTTCGCCTCAGCGATTTCGAGGCATCGACCGGCCTGGCTGCCAGCGCCATCGCGGCGCCGGTGGCGCGTGCGGTGGCACAGGGTTGGCTGATCGAGCAGCACGGACGCGTGGTGCCCACCGAGCTGGGCCGCCGCTTCACCAATGATGTGGTCGAACTGTTCCTGAGCTGACAGCGCGCGTCGCCCCGCAAAGGTTGCCGGTAACACGCTGACGCGACGGCCGGCTACGTTGGAGCCAGCGGCGCACGCACCTGCCGACGCACGCGTGCAGACATCAGCGCATCCCTCGTCAGGCGCCTACAGGGTCGCTGGGCGGTGGAAAAACATGCTACATAGCTCACGCTTTGCATCGAGCCCACCCTCCCGGATGTCCACGCCCGTTTCCTCCCTGCAGCCCACACTCAGCGGCCCGATCGCCGAGGCACCCGTGTCCGCGCGTGGGCGGCGCCTGCTCGGCATGCTGCATGCGCACTGCGTGCAGGCGCTCAATGGCCCGCTGCGGCTGACCATCGTCGAGCTGGAGCGTGCGCTACTGCATCAGGCCGAACATGCGCGCAATAGCCAGATCCAGGCCGACACCTATGCGCAGATGCGCGGGCTGCGCGATCACATCGACCGGTTTCCGCAGCTGTTCCTGCAGCACCTGGCGCAGGATCTGGCAACACTGCGCGATCGCCCCAGCCTGGCACCGCCCGCCGAGACAGCCGCCCAGCCGCAGATGCTGACCCTGGTGGAAGACACCGATATCGACCGCGATATCGTGCTCAGTGACATCGCCCGGCGCGAAACCTCGCGCCGTGCCGATGCGCTGCAATTGCTGGCGCAGCGGCTGGCGGTGATCGGCGCGGTGCCGGAGTTCGAGCTGGATGCGTTGCCACTTGGCCCTTACGCGCTTTGCCGGATCGTGCGCGAGTGCGGCCAGACCCTGGGCCTCAACCTGGATGGGCAGCTGGCGCTGTACAAGGTGTTCGAGCACCAGGTGATGGACCGCCTGGGCGACGTGTACGAGCGCGCCAACGGCTCGCTCGCGCAGGAAGGCATCCTGCCCGGCCTGATCTACCACCCGTATCTGGTCAGACCCACACAGGTGCAGACACGTCGCACCCTGCCGGGCAGCGCGATTGCGTCCAATCAGTCTGCACTTTCGGGAACACCCGGCGCTGCGCAACGCAGCGCCCGCCCGGCCACTGCATGGGCCGGCCAATCCGCGCCAACCGCATGGCAGAGCGCGCTGCTCGCTCCGCGCGGCACTTCTGCGGTTGCGCCCACCGCATCGGCAGCCGCGCAATCGGCCCCGCCCGCACTGGACGAGGTGGCGCACGCGCTAGGCGGCTTGATGTCCTCGGCCCGGCAGTCGCAAGCGGTGGGCGGCCCTGCTCCACATCAGGGCGGCACGCCGGGCAGCCTGGCGCAGGCCGCCGCGGCACAGGCACAGGCGCACGCGCAACCCGCTGGCCCGGCGCCGGCCAGCGTACCCAGGGCAATGCTTGGCGAGGCGCTGGCGAGCCTGCAAGGCGCGCTGAGCGCGCTGAGCGCGCAGGCGGCTGCCACGCCGCAGGCCGCCGGCATCGATGCAGTGCAGCGCCAGGTGCTGGAGCTGTTGCGCGCCGAGCACGGTGCACAGGCCGCGCTGTCGCCGCAGGATAACGACACCTTCGATCTGCTCGGCCTGCTCTACGCGCAGATGCAGCGCGAGGTGCGCGAGCACACGCCTGCGCAGGCCCTGCTCGCCAAGCTGCAGGTGCCGGTGATTCGCGCCGCATTGGCCGACACGCATTTTTTCGTGCGCGACCAGCACCCGGTGCGCGAGTTGCTCAATACCGTGGCCGAGTCCGGCGCGGTGTGGCTGGGTGACGACGATGTCGACCCGCAGCTGTTGCACAAGCTGGGCAGCGCGGTCGACACCATCGTCCACGACTACCAGGGCGACGAGGCGGTGTTCGCCGCCGCCAACGACGACATCCAGGCGCATCTGCGCAACCTGGCGCGCAAGGCCGAGGTGGCCGAACGCCGGCACGTGGATGCCGCACGCGGCAAGGAACGCCTGGAATCGGCCAAGCAGCAGGCCCAAGCGCGCATCGAAAAACTCTGTGAAGACAGCGCGCCGCCGCGCTTCGTGCAATCGCTACTGCGCCAGGCGTGGTCGGATGTGCTCACGCTCACCTTGCTGCGGCAAGGCGAACAATCGCCCGAATGGGACGAGCGCCAGGCGCTGACCGCGCGCATTGCCGAGGTCACCTGCCGCAGCAAGGGCCTGCCGACCGATATCGCGCTGGGCACCGATGTCGAAACCGCATTGCTGCAGGTCGGCTATCACCACGATGAAGCGGCCGCGATCGCGCGGCGTCTGTCCACGCCCGGTGGCGACGATGAACTCACCTCGCGCACCGAGCTCACTGCCAAACTCAAGGCGCGCGCCCGGCTGGGCGACCAGGGCGACGCCGCCACGCGCAAGCCGGCCACCACGCCGCGCACACCGGACGAGGAAGCCTGCTACGTGCAGCTGCGTAGCCTGCCCTTCGGCACCTGGTTCGAGTTCGTGATCAATCAACAAGGCGATCTGCGCCGGCAACGCCTGTCCTGGTACAGCCCGATGACCGGCAATGCGTTGTTCGTCAATCAGCGCGGCCAAAAGCTCGGCGAGCAATCGCTCGATGGCCTGGCGCGGCTGATGGCCAGCGGCCAGGCGCGCTTGCTGGTAGAAGAAAAATCGCGGCTGATCGACCGCGCCTGGCATGCCACCGTGCGTACGCTGCGCAGCCTGGCCGGCCACTCCCCCGTTGAGGCATCGACATGATCCAGGAGACCCGTCGCGCCCCGCGCCGCCAGCCCAGCGACATGGTGCCGGTGGTCGACATGCTTAGCGAAGCGCAGATCGGCCGGGTCGGCAACGTCTCCGAAACCGGCATGCTGCTGCTGGCCTCAGTTCCGTTGCACGACGACGCGCTGTACCAGCTGCGTTTCAGCCTGCCCGAGCGCATCGGCCGTGCCACCGAAATCGATGTCGGCGTGCACTTGTTGTGGTCCGAAGCGGCGCATGCGCCCGGCCAGGCCTGGGCCGGCTTTCGTTTCCTGAGCATGTCCGAGCCGCATCGCCTGCGCCTGCGCGCCTGGATCGCCGAAGAACACATGGTCGGCTGACCGATTCACAAGCTTTGCGGCAGACTTGCGGCCTGCCTTGCATCGCCGATCGAGTTCCACATGACCCAGCCTTCCATGAGCCGCCTGTACTCCGACCACCTGCGTACGCTCAGCGCGCGCGCCGATGAAGCGTTGCAGCGCGGCGGCTTCGATCACCTGGTGGTGCCCAGCGGCACCACGCATTACCAGCTGTTCGACGACCGCGATTACCCGTACGCGGTCAACCCGCAGTTCAAGACCTGGGTACCGCTGACGCACACCCCGAACAGCTGGCTGATCTACACCCCGGGCCAGCGCCCGACGGTAATTTTCTATCAGCCGTTCGACTACTGGCACGTGGTACCCGACGCCCCCAGCGGCTGGTGGGTGGAGCACTGCGATATCCACATCATCCGCACTCCGGACGAGGCATTGAAGCTGCTGCCCGCGCGTAGCGAACGCTGCGCCATCTTAGGCGAGGTGCAAAGCGCGCTGGGCGCCTATGTGCCGAACAACCCGCAGCCGGTGATCGATTACATGGACTATCAGCGCGCCTTCAAGACGCCGTACGAACTGGCGCTGATGCGCCTCGCCCAGCAATTGGCGGTGCGTGGGCACCGCGCGGCCGAAGCGGCGTTTCGCGCCGGCCAGAGCGAATTCGGCATCCATATGGCCTACTGCGCGGCGGTGGGCCAGGACGCCAACGCGCTGCCGTACGGCAACATCATCGCGCTCAACGAGCATGGCGCGGTGCTGCATTACACAGAGCTGGGCCAACACGCGCCGCAACCGCTGCGCAGCTTTCTGATCGACGCCGGTGCATCGGCGCAGGGGTATGCAAGCGACATCACCCGCACCTACGCCGCCGACACCGGCAGCGAATTTCAGGCGCTGATCGACGCCGTCGATGCCGCCCAAGTGCGCATGGGCCAGAGCGTGCGCGCCGGGGTGGATTACAAGCAGCTGCATCTCGACGCGCATCTGGCCCTGATGGGGATCCTCAAGGAGTTCGGCATCCTCACCGTGTCGGCCGAAGCCGCATTGGCCACCGGCGTCAGCGCCGCGTTCTTCC comes from Xanthomonas vesicatoria ATCC 35937 and encodes:
- a CDS encoding DUF1631 domain-containing protein — its product is MSTPVSSLQPTLSGPIAEAPVSARGRRLLGMLHAHCVQALNGPLRLTIVELERALLHQAEHARNSQIQADTYAQMRGLRDHIDRFPQLFLQHLAQDLATLRDRPSLAPPAETAAQPQMLTLVEDTDIDRDIVLSDIARRETSRRADALQLLAQRLAVIGAVPEFELDALPLGPYALCRIVRECGQTLGLNLDGQLALYKVFEHQVMDRLGDVYERANGSLAQEGILPGLIYHPYLVRPTQVQTRRTLPGSAIASNQSALSGTPGAAQRSARPATAWAGQSAPTAWQSALLAPRGTSAVAPTASAAAQSAPPALDEVAHALGGLMSSARQSQAVGGPAPHQGGTPGSLAQAAAAQAQAHAQPAGPAPASVPRAMLGEALASLQGALSALSAQAAATPQAAGIDAVQRQVLELLRAEHGAQAALSPQDNDTFDLLGLLYAQMQREVREHTPAQALLAKLQVPVIRAALADTHFFVRDQHPVRELLNTVAESGAVWLGDDDVDPQLLHKLGSAVDTIVHDYQGDEAVFAAANDDIQAHLRNLARKAEVAERRHVDAARGKERLESAKQQAQARIEKLCEDSAPPRFVQSLLRQAWSDVLTLTLLRQGEQSPEWDERQALTARIAEVTCRSKGLPTDIALGTDVETALLQVGYHHDEAAAIARRLSTPGGDDELTSRTELTAKLKARARLGDQGDAATRKPATTPRTPDEEACYVQLRSLPFGTWFEFVINQQGDLRRQRLSWYSPMTGNALFVNQRGQKLGEQSLDGLARLMASGQARLLVEEKSRLIDRAWHATVRTLRSLAGHSPVEAST
- a CDS encoding PilZ domain-containing protein — encoded protein: MIQETRRAPRRQPSDMVPVVDMLSEAQIGRVGNVSETGMLLLASVPLHDDALYQLRFSLPERIGRATEIDVGVHLLWSEAAHAPGQAWAGFRFLSMSEPHRLRLRAWIAEEHMVG
- the pepQ gene encoding Xaa-Pro dipeptidase, with protein sequence MTQPSMSRLYSDHLRTLSARADEALQRGGFDHLVVPSGTTHYQLFDDRDYPYAVNPQFKTWVPLTHTPNSWLIYTPGQRPTVIFYQPFDYWHVVPDAPSGWWVEHCDIHIIRTPDEALKLLPARSERCAILGEVQSALGAYVPNNPQPVIDYMDYQRAFKTPYELALMRLAQQLAVRGHRAAEAAFRAGQSEFGIHMAYCAAVGQDANALPYGNIIALNEHGAVLHYTELGQHAPQPLRSFLIDAGASAQGYASDITRTYAADTGSEFQALIDAVDAAQVRMGQSVRAGVDYKQLHLDAHLALMGILKEFGILTVSAEAALATGVSAAFFPHGLGHLIGLQVHDVAGFAASDRGGHIERPAGHPYLRLTRVLEPGMVVTIEPGVYFIDMLLDEVKKNGHAASVDWQRVEQFKPYGGIRIEDEVVCTDDAPENLTRPVFAAP